Genomic window (Chryseobacterium bernardetii):
CTCATAAAACTCAAACTATGTCACAAAAATTCCAGGAAATCATCAATTCCGAAAGACCGGTACTTATTGACTTTTTTGCCACCTGGTGCCAGCCATGTAAGGTTCAGTCTTCTGTTTTAAATTCTGTAAAGGAAAATATAGGAGATGGAGCCAGAATCATCAAGGTAGATGTAGACCAATACCCTGCTCTGGCAGCACAATATGGGGTAAGAGGTGTACCTACTTTAGCAGTTTTCAAAAATGGAGAACTCCTATGGAAAGAAAGCGGAGTACACGATGTGAATACATTAACGCAACTTCTGCAACAATATATGTAAGAATATTATTAAGGCTGAGTTTGGAACTCAGCCTTATTCTTTATAAATCAATTGAAAAATGATCGCGGTCATTTAAAAACTGGAAATGGCTTCTGAAGTCTTTTAACTCATTCATATCCAGCTTTGCAGATACAATATTTCCATTCTTCTCTGAAATTTCCCTACCATCCGCAAAGAAGCAGTGAGAACTTTCCTGATAAAACAAATTATTTCCATCTGTCCCTATCCTATTGAGTCCAAACACTAAAGAAAGGTTCTCAATGGCCCTTGCCTTCAATAGATGTTCCCAGGCCCCTACTCTTTTTTCCGGCCAGTTTGCCACATATAAAACAGCATCATAGTCATCATTATTCCTTGCAAATACGGGAAAACGAAGATCATAACAAACCTGGAGTAAAAAACGGATTCCTTTATATTCTACAATAACTCTGCTTTTCCCCGGAGTATAAACCTTATCCTCACCCGAGAAAGAAAACAAATGCCTTTTATCATAGAAAGAAACTTCCCCATTAGGTTGTACAAAATACATTCTGTTGAAAAAATTACCCTTTTCTTCTACCGGAGCACTTCCACAAAACGCTGCATTTTTTTCTTTTGAGATTTTTTTTAAAAACTCCAGAGATTCTTCATTTCTATCAGAAACTTCTGATGCATCCATACAGAAGCCCGTTGAAAACATTTCAGGAAGCAGAAACAAATCTGCATCAAGAGTTTGAAGTTCTCGTTCTATTATTTTAAAATTTTCAGTTTTATTTTTCCAGATGATATCCAAATTGAGCCCTACAATCTTCATCTTTTTTATTTTTTAATTATTTCACAATATCTCAAGTATAAAAATACAGCTTTTATCTTGTATAATGAAAAGAGAGTTGTAATTCTTAATATTTATTAAAGTCTGCTATTTTTGTAGTATCCAATGCCTTTCGGTTTCATTTTTGATGCAGGTAATTTTTATTAATATCATTAAACATTATAAAATTTATGAAGAAATTGGTTTTTATGGTGATGATGTTTTTTTTCGGGATCACAGCTAATGCTCAGGCGTGGACTGGAAAAGGAGATCAAAAGATTCAACTGGGCCTGAGTGCCTGGGGATATGGAACCGGTATAACGGGAACTTACGACTATGGATTGAATAAGCTTATTTCTGTGGGGGCTGGACTTAACGGTTACTTCAGCAATTACAAGAACAACGACAAGGATAACCGTGTTTTTGTTTTTGGAAGACTGAATTTTCACCTACAGGAAGCTTTAAGCCTTCCACCAAAGCTGGATATTTATCCAGGAGTTGATGTAGGAGTGGTAGGAAAAGACTTTGGAATAGGAGCTCACATTGGTGCACGCTACTTCTTTACTGATAGAATTGGTGTATTTGCAGAGGTGGGTAATAACGGCAGTCTTGGAGTTTCATTCAATTTATAATCAAATAGTCCTGAAATATGACAAAGCTTCTCATTTCGAGGAGCTTTTTTATTTGGCATAGTTTTGATAATTGTTACCTTTGCAAATTAAAATCTAAAACTTATTAATGGAAATAGCAATCAAACTCTTCCAGTTCATTCTGAGTATTTCTATACTTGTAGTTCTTCATGAGCTTGGGCACTTCTTACCGGCAAAATGGTTCAAGACCAGAGCAGAAAAATTCTTTCTGTTTTTTGATCCTTATTTCTCCATATTCTCTATGAAGAAAGTTAACGGAAAATGGAAGTATAAATTCTTCTCTCAGAATCTACCTGATACTGAAGTAATAGAAGTCAACGGAAAAAAGGAAGAAGTTCCTATCGATATATCAAAACTTTCTGACGATGATTGGAGAAAATATCCGGAGCAGACAAAATATGGAATCGGATGGCTTCCTTTTGGTGGTTATGTGAAAATTGCCGGCATGGTGGATGAAAGTATGGATACAGCCCAGATGAAAAAACCGGCTGAACCATGGGAATTCAGATCTAAACCAGCCTGGCAGCGATTGATTATCATGTTAGGAGGAGTAACAGTAAACTTCTTTTTAGCATGGATCATATTTTCTGCATTGGTTGGAAAGAACGGAGAAACAATTTTTGATGCGGATAAAATCAATACACCGCTTCATTATACTGCTGCAGCTAAAAAAATGGGCTTCCAGGATGGAGACAAGATATTAAAAGTTGATGGAAAAGTTCAGAAAGACTTCAAAAAACTGGCATTAGACGTTTTATTAAGTGACGAGATTACAGTTTCAAGAAACGGAAAAGAAGTTACTTTCCCAACCAATGATGACGGAAAGGTAATGGCATTTCATGATCCGGAGCCAAGATCTTTCTTAACGCCAAGAATGTCTCCTATTATCGACACTATTGTTAGTCAATCTACAATGGATGCAGGGTTAAAATTAGGTGATAAAATTGTTGCCATCAACGGAAAACCTGTTTCTTATTACGATGAAGTAAAACCTTTAGTAGTTCCTAATGCAGGCAAGGTTGTGGATTTTCAGGTATTAAGGGACAATCAGATTACTGATCTTAAAATCCCTGTATCTAAAGAGGGAACTATTGGAATTCTTTCTTTCAAAGAAGCTGAGAAATTTATGGTTCATAATGAATATAATTTCTTTGGTTCAATTAAGAGAGGGTTTACCCTTACCATTGAGAGTTTAACATACCAGATCAAACAATTTAAGCTGATCTTTAACAAAAAAGTACAAGGATATAAAAAAGTGGGCGGTCCACTTGCTATTGTAAAGAACATGCCTATAAGTAAAGATGCACAAGGTGGTGTTTCTATTGACTGGACAGCATTCTGGGGCTTTACAGCAATGTTCTCTGTATGGTTGGCATTCCTGAACCTTATTCCTATTCCAGGACTTGACGGGGGGCATGTTATATTTACCCTATACGAGATCATTGTAGGAAAACCTGTTCCTCAAAAAGTTTTAGAAAACGCTCAGATGGTGGGAGTTATCTTCCTATTAGGATTAATGGCTCTTATCTTTGGAAGTGATATTATTAAAGCCATTACAGGAACTTTATAATTTTTTTGAAAATTTTTCTAAAAATATTTGCAGGGTATAAATATTCGTCCTATATTTGCACCACTTAAAACAAAGGACATTCCTCCTTAGCTCAGTTGGTTAGAGCATCTGACTGTTAATCAGAGGGTCGCTGGTTCGAGCCCAGCAGGAGGAGCAAAAGACTTACAGAAATGTGAGTCTTTTTTTATTTTTTTTGACTATGAATTCTAAAAACATATACTTTTTTTAACATCGTAACGGGGATCAAGCGCAAAAGTTGGGGGCTAGGCAAAAAGTTTAGCTAATCTGAAGATAAAAAAGGTTCTGTCTTTTACGGATCAAGCGCAAAAGTTGGGGACTAGGCAAAAAGTTTAGCTAATCTGAAGATAAAAAAGGTTCTGTCTTTTACTCCTCTGAGCTGCATTCTGAAGTTTTTTATTTTCGCATTGAAAGATTCAGCAGCAGCATTGGTGCTTCTTTGATCAAAGTAGTTGAGAATATTTCTATAATGATTCATTATTGTTTTTCTTAAGGTAGAAAAAGATTTAAACTCTGCTTCTTCCACATTTCTAAACCAATGGGCCAGTTTAGTCATGGCTACAGATTTCGAAATATTCTGGTTATAAATTTTTCTAAGTCCATCAGTCAATTCATATGCCTGTTCCAGATCAGGATACTGGGTAAAAAGGATCGAAGCT
Coding sequences:
- a CDS encoding thioredoxin family protein, with translation MSQKFQEIINSERPVLIDFFATWCQPCKVQSSVLNSVKENIGDGARIIKVDVDQYPALAAQYGVRGVPTLAVFKNGELLWKESGVHDVNTLTQLLQQYM
- a CDS encoding DUF6646 family protein — encoded protein: MKKLVFMVMMFFFGITANAQAWTGKGDQKIQLGLSAWGYGTGITGTYDYGLNKLISVGAGLNGYFSNYKNNDKDNRVFVFGRLNFHLQEALSLPPKLDIYPGVDVGVVGKDFGIGAHIGARYFFTDRIGVFAEVGNNGSLGVSFNL
- the rseP gene encoding RIP metalloprotease RseP produces the protein MEIAIKLFQFILSISILVVLHELGHFLPAKWFKTRAEKFFLFFDPYFSIFSMKKVNGKWKYKFFSQNLPDTEVIEVNGKKEEVPIDISKLSDDDWRKYPEQTKYGIGWLPFGGYVKIAGMVDESMDTAQMKKPAEPWEFRSKPAWQRLIIMLGGVTVNFFLAWIIFSALVGKNGETIFDADKINTPLHYTAAAKKMGFQDGDKILKVDGKVQKDFKKLALDVLLSDEITVSRNGKEVTFPTNDDGKVMAFHDPEPRSFLTPRMSPIIDTIVSQSTMDAGLKLGDKIVAINGKPVSYYDEVKPLVVPNAGKVVDFQVLRDNQITDLKIPVSKEGTIGILSFKEAEKFMVHNEYNFFGSIKRGFTLTIESLTYQIKQFKLIFNKKVQGYKKVGGPLAIVKNMPISKDAQGGVSIDWTAFWGFTAMFSVWLAFLNLIPIPGLDGGHVIFTLYEIIVGKPVPQKVLENAQMVGVIFLLGLMALIFGSDIIKAITGTL
- a CDS encoding nitrilase-related carbon-nitrogen hydrolase, giving the protein MKIVGLNLDIIWKNKTENFKIIERELQTLDADLFLLPEMFSTGFCMDASEVSDRNEESLEFLKKISKEKNAAFCGSAPVEEKGNFFNRMYFVQPNGEVSFYDKRHLFSFSGEDKVYTPGKSRVIVEYKGIRFLLQVCYDLRFPVFARNNDDYDAVLYVANWPEKRVGAWEHLLKARAIENLSLVFGLNRIGTDGNNLFYQESSHCFFADGREISEKNGNIVSAKLDMNELKDFRSHFQFLNDRDHFSIDL